A genomic window from Massilia sp. METH4 includes:
- a CDS encoding alpha/beta hydrolase → MSEFRQYQVVANGIHQHVMEAGSGPAVLLCHGFPELAHSWRHQIRALADTGYRAIAPDMRGYGRTDAPPQPDRYTIFHLVGDMVGLLDALEVRQADIVGHDWGAPVAWTAAQMRPDVFTSVTGMCVPFAPRGPASSLEATRRAGRHAFYQLYFQQPGVAERDFNADIGATVRRMMWTLSAGPEAPWSGMIGTGGALDALSEPTGPMHWLGTEDLAVYAAAFAASGFTGALNWYRNIDRNWELTAPFQHCAIRQPAWFITGERDPIYPLVKPLVDALPRTVPGHLGTTIVPGAGHWVQQEAAHAVNRVLLDFLRQAHVLQPSLQ, encoded by the coding sequence GTGAGTGAGTTCAGGCAATATCAGGTCGTCGCCAACGGCATCCATCAGCATGTGATGGAAGCGGGCAGCGGTCCCGCCGTGCTGCTATGCCACGGGTTCCCAGAACTTGCCCATTCGTGGCGCCACCAGATCAGGGCACTGGCGGACACGGGTTATCGGGCGATTGCTCCGGACATGCGCGGATATGGCCGAACCGACGCGCCGCCGCAGCCGGATCGATACACGATCTTCCACCTGGTCGGCGACATGGTCGGGCTGCTCGACGCGCTGGAGGTGCGGCAGGCCGATATCGTTGGCCACGACTGGGGGGCTCCTGTTGCCTGGACGGCGGCGCAGATGCGGCCGGACGTTTTCACCAGCGTCACTGGCATGTGCGTCCCTTTCGCGCCGCGTGGACCGGCAAGCAGCCTGGAAGCTACGCGCCGTGCCGGGCGGCACGCGTTCTACCAGCTCTATTTCCAGCAACCCGGTGTGGCGGAACGGGATTTCAACGCGGACATCGGCGCGACCGTTCGCCGCATGATGTGGACGTTGTCCGCGGGACCGGAGGCACCGTGGAGCGGCATGATCGGAACCGGCGGCGCACTCGACGCCCTGTCGGAACCGACAGGGCCGATGCACTGGCTGGGAACCGAAGACCTGGCCGTCTATGCCGCTGCGTTCGCCGCATCGGGTTTCACGGGAGCCCTGAACTGGTATCGCAACATCGATCGCAACTGGGAGTTGACTGCGCCATTCCAGCATTGCGCCATCCGCCAGCCGGCGTGGTTCATCACAGGCGAGCGGGACCCGATCTATCCCCTCGTGAAGCCGCTTGTCGACGCGCTGCCGCGCACCGTGCCGGGCCATCTCGGCACGACTATCGTGCCCGGGGCCGGTCACTGGGTGCAACAGGAAGCCGCCCATGCAGTCAACCGGGTGTTACTCGACTTTCTCCGGCAAGCGCACGTGCTCCAGCCCAGCTTGCAGTGA
- a CDS encoding thiolase family protein: MSHREIVLCAPVRTAIGTFNGSLKGTSAVELGATALRATVERSGIDPQHVDAVLMGNVVQAGNGMNPARQAAIHAGLPVEVPAMTLNRVCGSGAQAIASAAFEILAGAASVVLAGGMENMDQAPYLLPEGRWGMRMGHARILDSLLRDGLVDAFSSEHSGWHTEDLVRDCDISRDAQDRWAALSQQRFSAAQAAGAFGDEIAAVTLKGKAGTRLFVADESNRPDTTVESLAKLRPAFRPDGTITAGNAPGLNSGAAAVLVAERRAADALGLQPLARLVATGVAGVAPGQFGLGPVPAVHRALERAGWTLSDVDRYEINEAFAAVPLAVARRLSLPADVINVEGGAVAHGHPIGATGAILIVRLLHAMRRGLAQRGIVTLCIGGGQGIALAIEKI, encoded by the coding sequence GTGTCTCATCGAGAAATCGTCCTGTGCGCTCCCGTGCGAACGGCAATAGGCACGTTCAACGGCTCGCTCAAAGGTACCAGTGCAGTGGAGCTCGGGGCGACTGCCCTGCGCGCGACCGTCGAACGTTCTGGCATCGATCCGCAACACGTCGATGCGGTCCTGATGGGCAATGTAGTCCAGGCAGGAAACGGTATGAACCCCGCGCGCCAGGCGGCGATCCATGCGGGCCTGCCGGTCGAGGTACCAGCGATGACGCTGAATCGCGTCTGCGGCTCGGGTGCCCAAGCGATCGCTTCCGCTGCCTTCGAAATACTGGCGGGGGCGGCAAGCGTCGTGCTCGCGGGCGGCATGGAAAACATGGACCAGGCCCCGTACCTGCTGCCGGAAGGCCGGTGGGGCATGAGGATGGGCCATGCGCGGATCCTCGACAGTCTGTTGCGCGATGGCCTGGTCGATGCGTTTTCGTCGGAACACTCCGGGTGGCACACGGAGGATCTCGTGCGCGACTGCGATATCAGCCGGGACGCCCAGGATCGCTGGGCGGCGCTCTCCCAGCAACGCTTTTCGGCAGCGCAGGCGGCCGGCGCGTTCGGCGACGAGATCGCGGCGGTCACCCTCAAGGGCAAGGCTGGAACGCGGCTGTTCGTCGCCGACGAATCCAATCGTCCGGATACGACTGTAGAGTCGCTCGCCAAGCTCCGGCCAGCGTTCCGGCCGGATGGAACGATCACGGCAGGCAATGCACCGGGCCTGAACAGCGGCGCCGCTGCCGTCCTGGTCGCGGAGCGCCGCGCCGCCGATGCGCTGGGCCTGCAACCGCTGGCACGCCTCGTGGCGACAGGCGTCGCCGGCGTGGCGCCAGGCCAGTTCGGCCTGGGCCCGGTTCCGGCCGTCCACAGGGCGCTCGAACGCGCAGGCTGGACGCTGTCCGACGTGGATCGCTACGAAATCAACGAAGCCTTCGCCGCCGTCCCACTGGCCGTTGCACGCCGGCTTTCGCTGCCCGCGGACGTCATCAATGTCGAAGGTGGCGCGGTTGCGCATGGGCACCCGATCGGCGCCACGGGTGCAATCCTCATAGTACGACTGCTCCATGCCATGCGGCGCGGGCTAGCACAACGCGGCATTGTGACCCTGTGCATTGGCGGCGGCCAGGGTATCGCACTGGCGATCGAGAAGATTTGA
- a CDS encoding alpha/beta fold hydrolase, which translates to MQRPSKIFFLPGALGRPEFWQPIASLLHHPARKVHVTWPGFSGIPPDPGIRGIEDLVERIVAGIDEPSALIAQSMGGVVAVLAALRKPDLVTHLVLSVTSGGMDMAALDAQDWRPALRVAHPGLPDWFTGYREDLSQRLPGLRMPTLLLWGDADPISPVKVGERLAALLPRAALHVLPGGDHDLGCAMANAVAPLIDRHLSGYN; encoded by the coding sequence ATGCAAAGACCATCCAAGATCTTTTTCCTGCCCGGCGCACTGGGCCGGCCGGAGTTCTGGCAGCCGATTGCCAGCCTGCTGCATCATCCGGCCCGGAAGGTCCATGTGACCTGGCCTGGCTTCAGCGGCATCCCACCCGACCCGGGTATACGCGGCATCGAAGACCTGGTCGAGCGGATCGTTGCCGGCATCGATGAGCCGAGCGCGCTGATTGCGCAGTCGATGGGCGGCGTGGTCGCCGTGCTGGCGGCGCTGCGGAAGCCCGATCTCGTCACGCACCTGGTCCTTTCGGTGACTTCGGGCGGAATGGACATGGCCGCCCTCGATGCGCAAGACTGGCGCCCGGCACTGCGCGTCGCCCATCCTGGCTTGCCGGACTGGTTCACCGGCTACCGGGAAGACCTGTCGCAGAGATTGCCGGGATTGCGCATGCCGACGCTGCTGTTGTGGGGCGATGCGGACCCCATCAGTCCCGTGAAGGTCGGCGAGCGGCTCGCCGCGTTGCTGCCGCGCGCGGCGCTGCATGTGCTTCCGGGTGGGGACCACGACCTCGGTTGCGCGATGGCGAACGCGGTCGCGCCGTTGATCGATCGGCATCTTTCCGGATACAACTGA
- a CDS encoding NADP-dependent malic enzyme, whose product MTNEYNEERRDEQLRADALEYHRLPTRGKIEVVPTKPLSNQRDLSLAYSPGVAYACEEIAANPAAAAEYTSRANLVAVISNGTAVLGLGNIGPLASKPVMEGKGCLFKQFAGVDVFDIELAENDPDKLVEAIAMLEPTVGGINLEDIKAPECFYIEQKLRERMNIPVFHDDQHGTAIISSAALLNALKVAGKRIGDIKLVASGAGAAAIACLDMMVGLGVRRENVYVTDSRGVIWQGREANMEANKARYAQDTAARTLADIVAGADVFLGCSTAGVLTGDMVKTMADRPIILALANPEPEIRPEVARAARPDVIIATGRSDYPNQVNNVLCFPYIFRGALDCGATRITEQMKQACVVAIAELAEAEVSETVAAAYAGQTLAFGPDYIIPKPFDQRLIAAIAPAVAKAAAESGVATQPIADLAAYRAQLQQQVYHTGLVMKPLFTAAKAAQKRVAYAEGDEERVLRAVQTIVDEGLAKPVLVGDAAKVEAAIAAAGLRLKRGTDYTIAEPGNVDTTDHALALLKSGEADAVICGLRGSIDTHLDQVRETIGLAPGAEVMATMNALVLEKHTLFVADTHVNDDPTAEELAAIARLAAEQVRHFGLEPRVALLSHSTAGSSERPSARKMRDARALLAHSSPDLPVIGEVQGDVALVGGVVPGFTGEANVLVMPSLDAANIAFNLLKVTGGKGVTVGPVLLGAAKPVHVLGPGATVRRIVNMTAVAVAEAVR is encoded by the coding sequence ATGACCAACGAGTACAACGAAGAGCGCCGCGACGAGCAACTGCGCGCGGACGCCCTGGAATACCACCGCCTGCCCACGCGCGGCAAGATCGAAGTCGTGCCGACCAAGCCGCTGTCGAACCAGCGCGACCTGTCGCTGGCCTATTCGCCGGGCGTGGCCTATGCGTGCGAGGAAATCGCCGCCAACCCGGCCGCCGCGGCCGAGTACACGTCGCGCGCCAACCTGGTGGCCGTGATCTCGAACGGCACCGCCGTGCTGGGCCTGGGCAATATCGGCCCGCTGGCATCGAAGCCCGTCATGGAAGGCAAGGGCTGCCTGTTCAAGCAGTTTGCCGGGGTGGACGTGTTCGACATCGAACTGGCCGAGAACGATCCGGACAAGCTGGTGGAAGCCATTGCGATGCTGGAACCGACGGTTGGCGGCATCAACCTGGAAGACATCAAGGCGCCGGAGTGCTTCTACATCGAGCAGAAGCTGCGCGAGCGCATGAACATTCCCGTCTTCCACGACGACCAGCACGGCACGGCGATCATCTCCAGCGCCGCGCTGCTGAACGCGCTGAAGGTCGCGGGCAAGCGCATCGGCGACATCAAGCTGGTCGCCTCCGGCGCCGGCGCGGCGGCGATCGCCTGCCTGGACATGATGGTGGGCCTGGGCGTGCGCCGCGAGAATGTGTACGTGACGGACTCGCGCGGCGTGATCTGGCAGGGCCGCGAAGCGAACATGGAAGCGAACAAGGCGCGCTACGCGCAGGACACGGCAGCGCGCACGCTGGCCGACATCGTCGCCGGTGCCGACGTGTTCCTGGGCTGCTCGACCGCCGGCGTGCTGACCGGCGACATGGTCAAGACGATGGCCGACCGCCCGATCATCCTGGCGCTGGCCAACCCGGAACCGGAAATCCGCCCGGAAGTGGCGCGCGCCGCGCGGCCGGACGTGATCATCGCCACCGGCCGTTCGGATTACCCGAACCAGGTCAACAACGTCCTGTGCTTCCCGTACATCTTCCGCGGCGCGCTGGACTGCGGCGCCACGCGCATCACCGAGCAGATGAAGCAGGCTTGCGTGGTGGCGATCGCCGAGCTGGCCGAGGCGGAAGTGTCGGAAACCGTGGCCGCCGCCTACGCGGGCCAGACGCTGGCCTTCGGCCCCGACTACATCATTCCGAAGCCGTTCGACCAGCGCCTGATCGCAGCGATCGCGCCGGCCGTGGCGAAGGCCGCTGCCGAATCGGGCGTTGCGACACAGCCGATCGCCGACCTGGCCGCCTATCGCGCGCAACTGCAGCAGCAGGTGTACCACACGGGGCTGGTGATGAAGCCGCTGTTCACGGCCGCCAAGGCCGCGCAGAAACGCGTGGCCTACGCCGAGGGCGATGAAGAGCGCGTGCTGCGCGCCGTGCAGACCATCGTCGACGAAGGCCTGGCCAAGCCGGTGCTGGTCGGCGACGCGGCCAAGGTCGAAGCGGCGATCGCCGCGGCCGGCCTGCGCCTGAAGCGCGGCACCGACTACACGATCGCAGAACCAGGCAACGTGGACACGACCGACCATGCGCTGGCGCTGCTGAAATCCGGCGAAGCCGACGCCGTCATCTGCGGCCTGCGCGGCAGCATCGACACGCACCTGGACCAGGTGCGCGAAACCATCGGCCTGGCGCCTGGCGCCGAGGTGATGGCGACGATGAACGCGCTGGTGCTGGAGAAGCACACGCTGTTCGTGGCCGACACGCACGTGAACGACGACCCGACCGCCGAGGAACTGGCCGCGATCGCCCGCCTGGCCGCCGAGCAGGTGCGCCACTTCGGCCTGGAACCGCGCGTGGCGCTGCTGTCGCACTCCACGGCCGGCTCGTCCGAGCGCCCCTCGGCCCGCAAGATGCGCGACGCGCGCGCGCTGCTGGCGCATTCGTCGCCGGACCTGCCGGTGATCGGCGAAGTGCAGGGTGACGTGGCGCTGGTCGGCGGCGTGGTGCCCGGCTTCACGGGCGAAGCCAATGTGCTGGTGATGCCGTCGCTGGACGCCGCCAACATCGCCTTCAACCTGCTGAAGGTGACGGGCGGGAAGGGCGTGACCGTCGGCCCCGTGCTGCTGGGCGCCGCCAAGCCGGTGCACGTGCTCGGCCCGGGCGCCACGGTGCGCCGTATCGTCAACATGACTGCCGTGGCGGTTGCCGAAGCGGTGCGTTGA
- a CDS encoding DUF6250 domain-containing protein, producing the protein MDRRQLLKLSALLAGAPALPVHGAAAADARGTAPLGPTTLRWLDGAAPASFTGATFGVPWPQGLVPRGSGFTVRASGVKAPPLLQSWPLAFWPDGSVKWSAHAIGAGTPAASYDVQPGPGVPPAQPGMVSRESGGILVDTGRLRARVPGKGDKVFAGVALAGHALLRDAELVLLTDAVNDSEEGAGVRRRWRGDINGVEVEQDGPVRAVLKLSGTHRADDGAALLPFTLRLEFHQGSDAIRVLHTSVVDVDPAKVDVRGLGLRFGANLDGAPHDRHVRFTSAAGGVFGESVRSLTGLRRDVGEENAAAQVAGLPLPPVDRLPGAVRDGLNYVPAFGDYRLVQPNADGFTIAKRTAKGHGWVPAGGGTRAGGTAYLGGAKGGVAFGVRNFWQSYPGQIDITGAAGDAASVTLWLWAPEAPPMQLRFFHDGLGADTHEKQRAALDITYEDYEPGFGTPHGIARTSELELQLLPATPSAEALAAIGARIAQPPRLVPTPERLYAAEVFSEYWAPQGRGGARAKPLEARLAQLFDYYKGQVEQRRWYGFWDYGDVMHTYDPRRHQWRYDVGGFAWDNSELSTDIWLWHYFLHSGRADAFRLAEAMTRHTGEVDVHHIGPFSPLGTRHGVQHWGDSAKQLRISTAINRRFMYYLTADERIGDLLTEQQDAARRLRDIAPGRKIGQQKATGANEASVGFGTDWGAVAGAWFTAWERTGDKAWRDRLLASMRTIAAQPHGFFTGSGVMDLDTGAFRIGDSKKISVSHLSAVFGLAEICSELLRTLPEPAFRAAWLQYCRLYNATPEAQEAALGQDLGKLNLSQGHARLLGFAAAQDRRPDEMREACRLFEAGKAGLRDADFAIRPVRRPAVLNDIDEAPRISTNGAAQWGLGALGLLALDAHAAPPGRLLVRDTFESFDTRRWRVEAEQGDPRQVVTAKDGALLLDTRGGLTVWLTQPLDGHYEIAYTCTVLDEGHPGDRVSDMNMFWQAKMDKPLSGKLADYDRVPMFYAGIGGNHNATTRFRRYDGTGERILLQEYTDKAYMLRPNHPYRVRIVVDAAGTRLYVDNVQYFASRERVGGGFFGIRTTLSRQRVSDFAVYRLPERRA; encoded by the coding sequence ATGGACCGACGCCAACTGCTCAAACTCTCCGCGCTGCTGGCCGGCGCGCCGGCGCTGCCCGTGCACGGCGCCGCTGCCGCCGATGCCCGCGGCACCGCACCGCTCGGGCCGACCACGCTGCGCTGGCTCGACGGCGCGGCGCCCGCCAGTTTTACCGGCGCCACGTTCGGCGTACCCTGGCCGCAGGGCCTGGTGCCGCGCGGAAGCGGCTTCACGGTGCGGGCGAGCGGCGTCAAGGCGCCGCCGCTGTTGCAGTCCTGGCCGCTGGCTTTCTGGCCGGACGGCTCGGTGAAGTGGAGCGCCCATGCGATCGGCGCCGGGACGCCGGCGGCCAGCTACGACGTGCAGCCGGGGCCGGGCGTCCCGCCGGCGCAACCCGGCATGGTGTCGCGCGAATCGGGCGGCATCCTCGTCGACACGGGCCGGCTGCGCGCCCGGGTTCCCGGCAAGGGGGACAAGGTGTTCGCCGGCGTCGCGCTGGCCGGGCATGCCTTGCTGCGCGACGCGGAGCTGGTGCTGCTGACGGACGCGGTGAACGACAGCGAGGAGGGTGCCGGCGTGCGCCGGCGCTGGCGTGGCGATATCAACGGCGTGGAAGTCGAGCAGGACGGCCCGGTGCGCGCCGTGCTGAAGCTGAGCGGCACGCACCGGGCGGACGATGGCGCGGCCTTGCTGCCGTTCACGCTGCGCCTGGAATTCCACCAGGGCAGCGATGCGATCCGCGTGCTGCACACCTCCGTCGTCGATGTCGATCCGGCGAAGGTGGACGTGCGCGGCCTCGGCCTGCGCTTCGGCGCGAACCTCGACGGCGCCCCGCACGACCGGCACGTGCGCTTCACGTCCGCCGCCGGCGGCGTGTTCGGCGAAAGCGTGCGCAGCCTTACGGGCCTGCGGCGCGACGTGGGCGAGGAGAATGCCGCGGCCCAGGTGGCCGGCCTGCCGCTGCCACCCGTGGACCGCTTGCCCGGGGCGGTGCGCGACGGCTTGAACTACGTTCCGGCCTTCGGCGACTACCGGCTGGTGCAGCCGAATGCCGACGGCTTCACCATCGCCAAGCGCACGGCGAAGGGCCACGGCTGGGTGCCGGCCGGTGGCGGCACGCGCGCCGGCGGCACCGCCTACCTCGGCGGCGCGAAGGGCGGCGTGGCCTTCGGCGTGCGCAACTTCTGGCAGAGTTACCCGGGCCAGATTGACATCACCGGCGCGGCCGGCGATGCGGCCTCCGTCACGCTGTGGCTGTGGGCGCCGGAAGCGCCGCCCATGCAGCTGCGCTTCTTCCATGACGGCCTTGGGGCCGACACGCACGAGAAGCAGCGCGCCGCGCTGGACATCACCTACGAGGATTACGAGCCCGGCTTCGGCACCCCGCACGGCATCGCGCGCACCAGTGAGCTCGAACTCCAGCTGCTGCCGGCCACGCCGTCCGCCGAAGCGCTGGCGGCCATCGGCGCGCGCATTGCCCAGCCGCCCCGGCTGGTACCGACCCCGGAGCGTCTGTACGCGGCCGAAGTGTTCAGCGAATACTGGGCGCCGCAGGGGCGCGGCGGCGCGCGGGCAAAGCCGCTCGAAGCGCGTCTTGCGCAGCTGTTCGACTACTACAAGGGCCAGGTGGAGCAGCGGCGCTGGTACGGCTTCTGGGATTACGGCGACGTGATGCACACCTACGACCCGCGCCGCCACCAGTGGCGCTACGACGTGGGCGGCTTCGCCTGGGACAATTCGGAACTGTCGACCGACATCTGGCTGTGGCACTACTTCCTCCATTCCGGCCGGGCCGATGCGTTCCGGCTGGCCGAGGCGATGACGCGCCACACGGGCGAGGTCGACGTCCACCATATCGGGCCCTTCAGCCCGCTGGGCACGCGGCATGGCGTGCAGCACTGGGGCGACAGCGCTAAGCAGCTGCGCATCTCCACGGCGATCAACCGCCGCTTCATGTATTACCTGACGGCGGACGAACGCATCGGCGACCTGCTCACGGAACAGCAGGATGCCGCAAGGCGCCTGCGTGATATCGCGCCGGGCCGCAAGATCGGCCAGCAGAAGGCGACCGGCGCCAACGAGGCGAGCGTGGGCTTCGGCACCGACTGGGGCGCGGTCGCCGGCGCCTGGTTCACGGCCTGGGAACGCACCGGCGACAAGGCCTGGCGCGACAGGCTGCTGGCCAGCATGCGCACGATCGCCGCCCAGCCGCACGGCTTCTTCACCGGCAGCGGCGTCATGGACCTGGACACGGGCGCGTTCCGCATCGGGGACTCGAAGAAGATCTCCGTGTCGCACCTGTCCGCCGTGTTCGGGCTGGCGGAAATCTGCTCGGAACTGCTGCGCACCCTGCCGGAACCGGCGTTCCGTGCCGCGTGGCTGCAATACTGCCGGCTGTACAACGCCACGCCGGAAGCGCAGGAGGCCGCCCTGGGCCAGGACCTTGGCAAGCTGAACCTGTCGCAGGGCCATGCCCGGCTGCTGGGTTTTGCGGCAGCCCAGGATCGCAGGCCGGACGAGATGAGGGAAGCCTGCCGCCTGTTCGAGGCGGGCAAGGCGGGGCTGCGGGACGCCGACTTCGCGATCCGCCCCGTGCGCCGCCCGGCGGTGCTGAACGATATCGACGAGGCGCCGCGCATCTCCACCAACGGCGCCGCACAGTGGGGCCTGGGCGCGCTCGGCCTGCTGGCCCTCGATGCGCACGCCGCGCCGCCGGGCCGGCTGCTGGTGCGGGACACCTTCGAGAGCTTCGATACGCGGCGCTGGCGCGTGGAGGCGGAGCAGGGCGATCCGCGCCAGGTCGTCACCGCGAAGGACGGCGCGCTGCTGCTCGATACCCGCGGCGGGCTGACCGTGTGGCTCACGCAGCCGCTGGACGGTCACTACGAGATCGCCTACACGTGCACGGTGCTGGACGAGGGCCACCCCGGCGACCGGGTGTCGGACATGAACATGTTCTGGCAGGCGAAGATGGACAAGCCGCTGTCCGGCAAGCTGGCCGACTACGACCGCGTGCCGATGTTCTACGCCGGCATCGGCGGCAACCACAACGCCACCACGCGTTTTCGCCGCTACGACGGCACGGGCGAGCGCATCCTGCTGCAGGAGTACACGGACAAGGCATACATGCTCCGCCCCAACCACCCTTACCGTGTACGCATCGTGGTCGATGCTGCCGGTACCCGGCTGTATGTGGACAATGTGCAGTACTTCGCTTCGCGCGAGCGGGTGGGCGGCGGCTTCTTCGGGATACGGACCACGCTGTCGCGGCAACGGGTGTCGGACTTTGCCGTCTACAGGCTGCCCGAGCGGCGCGCATGA